In one window of Pagrus major chromosome 12, Pma_NU_1.0 DNA:
- the s1pr3b gene encoding sphingosine 1-phosphate receptor 3, translated as MINPQIYLHYNYTGKLDHRPSIGTSSGTVDAKTIVFLVICSFIVLENLTVLVAIWRNHRFHNRMYYFIGNLALCDMLAGVAYLVNLLLSGEKTLQLSPALWFVREGSMFVALGASIFSLLAIAIERHLTMIKMRPYDANKNYRVFLLIGTCWLIAISLGALPILGWNCLENLPDCSTVLPLYTKKYVAFCIIVFMILLLAMSVLYARIYILVKSSSRKVSKHRNSEHAMSLLRTVIIVVGVFIACWTPIFVLLLLDVACEQRCPILYKADWFIAVAVLNSAMNPVIYTLASREMRRAFLGLVCVCCYRGKTSVNGSGHKQALEPSRSRSKSWSSQNNPNQSQRSSKQAEQEKERGQEADTAPGEVSVVAGGATQAVLEKI; from the coding sequence ATGATCAACCCTCAGATATACCTCCACTACAACTACACGGGGAAGCTGGACCACCGGCCCAGCATCGGCACCAGCTCCGGCACCGTGGACGCCAAGACCATCGTGTTCCTCGTCATATGCAGCTTCATCGTCCTGGAGAACCTCACCGTGCTGGTGGCCATATGGAGGAACCACCGGTTCCACAACCGCATGTACTACTTCATCGGCAACCTGGCGCTGTGCGACATGCTGGCCGGGGTCGCCTACCTGGTGAACCTGCTCCTGTCTGGAGAGAAGACCCTGCAGCTCTCGCCTGCTCTGTGGTTCGTCAGAGAGGGGAGCATGTTCGTTGCGCTCGGCGCCTCCATCTTCAGTCTCCTGGCTATCGCGATTGAGAGACACCTGACTATGATCAAGATGAGGCCTTACGATGCCAACAAGAACTACAGAGTCTTCCTGCTCATAGGAACCTGCTGGCTGATCGCCATATCTCTTGGAGCTTTGCCTATCCTAGGCTGGAACTGCCTGGAGAACCTCCCCGATTGCTCCACTGTCCTCCCTCTCTACACCAAGAAATATGTAGCTTTCTGCATCATAGTCTTCATGATCTTGCTCTTGGCCATGTCGGTCCTCTACGCTCGCATCTACATCCTGGTGAAGTCCAGCAGCCGGAAGGTGAGCAAGCACAGAAACTCTGAGCACGCCATGTCGCTGCTGCGCACCGTCATCATCGTGGTCGGGGTCTTCATCGCCTGCTGGACGCCCATCTTCGTCCTGCTCCTGCTGGACGTGGCCTGCGAGCAGCGCTGCCCCATCCTCTACAAGGCCGACTGGTTCATCGCCGTGGCCGTGCTCAACTCGGCCATGAACCCGGTCATCTACACTCTGGCCAGCCGGGAGATGAGACGGGCCTTCCTGGGTctggtgtgtgtctgctgctacAGGGGTAAGACCTCCGTCAACGGCAGCGGGCACAAGCAGGCCCTGGAGCCCAGCCGCAGCAGGAGCAAGTCGTGGAGCAGCCAGAACAACCCCAACCAGAGCCAGAGGAGCTCCAAGCAGGcggagcaggagaaggagagggggcAGGAGGCGGACACGGCCCCTGGAGAGGTGTCGGTGGTGGCAGGAGGGGCCACGCAGGCCGTCCTTGAGAAGATATAG